The proteins below come from a single uncultured delta proteobacterium genomic window:
- a CDS encoding TRAP dicarboxylate transporter, DctM subunit codes for MSILLLFGILFTCVTLSLPIGASLGLATAITIGLTTSIPTVMINQNAFAGLDSFPLMAIPFFMLAGNLMAVGGIAKRIVNVCDIMVGKITGGVGMATIAASMFFAAISGSGPATVSAMGTIMLPEMENRGYDKGFATGLTATAGTIGVIIPPSIPFVIYGVVASASIGELFIAGVIPGILIGVALMFVCYCISKKKGYKGTTHDELKFWPVFTESIWALITPVIILGGIYGGVFTPTEAAVVGIVYSFIVGVFIYRELNWHSFIAALRSTADLNGLTGFAIGFSMAFASYLAMEQIPIKVAAVLTSVITNGTVLLLMILVMLLIVGLFVDNISSCLILTPVFLPIVKSLGMDPVQFGVVMTTALAIGFVTPPYGANLFVASAISGLSIERIAKSAIPFLIAMAICLLLITFVPVLTMGLVGLMKS; via the coding sequence ATGAGCATCCTTCTCCTTTTCGGCATTCTGTTCACCTGCGTAACGCTCTCCCTGCCCATCGGGGCCTCCCTCGGGCTTGCGACGGCCATCACCATCGGGCTCACCACCTCGATCCCGACGGTCATGATAAACCAGAACGCGTTCGCGGGGCTGGATTCCTTCCCGCTCATGGCCATCCCGTTCTTCATGCTCGCCGGCAACCTGATGGCCGTCGGCGGCATAGCCAAACGGATCGTCAACGTCTGTGACATCATGGTCGGGAAAATCACCGGCGGCGTCGGCATGGCGACCATTGCCGCCAGCATGTTCTTCGCGGCCATTTCCGGGTCCGGTCCGGCGACGGTTTCGGCCATGGGCACGATAATGCTGCCGGAAATGGAAAACCGGGGATACGACAAGGGATTCGCCACCGGGCTCACGGCAACGGCCGGAACCATCGGCGTCATCATCCCGCCGTCCATCCCCTTCGTCATCTACGGGGTGGTGGCCTCGGCTTCCATCGGCGAACTTTTCATCGCGGGCGTGATCCCCGGCATCCTGATCGGGGTGGCGCTCATGTTTGTCTGTTACTGCATCTCGAAAAAAAAGGGCTATAAAGGCACCACGCACGATGAATTGAAATTCTGGCCCGTTTTCACGGAATCCATCTGGGCGCTGATAACGCCGGTCATCATTCTCGGCGGCATTTACGGCGGCGTGTTCACCCCCACGGAAGCCGCCGTGGTCGGCATTGTGTACTCGTTCATCGTGGGCGTTTTCATCTACCGGGAACTTAACTGGCATTCCTTTATAGCGGCGCTGCGCTCCACCGCGGACCTCAACGGCCTGACAGGGTTCGCCATCGGCTTTTCCATGGCCTTTGCCTCGTACCTCGCCATGGAGCAAATCCCGATCAAGGTGGCCGCGGTCCTTACCAGCGTCATCACCAACGGCACCGTCCTGCTCCTGATGATACTGGTGATGCTGCTCATCGTCGGCCTGTTCGTGGACAACATTTCCTCCTGCCTGATCCTGACCCCGGTGTTCCTGCCCATCGTGAAATCCCTCGGGATGGACCCGGTGCAGTTCGGGGTCGTCATGACCACGGCGCTGGCGATAGGATTCGTGACGCCGCCTTACGGGGCAAACCTCTTTGTCGCCTCGGCCATTTCAGGGTTGAGTATTGAGCGGATCGCGAAATCCGCCATACCGTTCCTGATAGCCATGGCAATCTGCCTCCTGCTGATAACCTTTGTCCCGGTTCTGACTATGGGCCTCGTCGGGCTCATGAAGAGCTGA
- the secF gene encoding Protein-export membrane protein SecF encodes MDGQKGPEIEYLKECDMGLHLIPDNLNINFTGARRFFYGASALIFIVCIAALIVSGGPKYGIDFAGGTVAHLKFSQPVAADTLKTALEGLNQPGLVVQGFEDDDGLSYLVRVSDTTTPSPELRASITSTLKEKLPGNAMSIERLESVGPKVGADLRSKAVEAMYYAVLLIAIYISGRFERRWFVAAAMAGGLAGSMYLLGLLGVPKSVLVLLATLVTVGLCWWLRLVYALGSLVSILHDVLITIGVFALMGKEFDLTIIAALLTVLGYSLNDTIIVYDRIRENLQARKDGKLSDLINRSINQTLSRTMLTSLTTLVVITSLLLFGGGIIHDFALVMFIGVLVGTYSSIFVASPILLLFGDTVIAQAEAARLEREEAAKKERNRARALT; translated from the coding sequence ATGGATGGGCAAAAAGGGCCGGAAATTGAGTATTTAAAGGAGTGTGACATGGGATTGCATCTGATACCGGACAATCTGAATATAAACTTCACGGGAGCGCGGCGGTTTTTTTACGGCGCCTCTGCGCTCATCTTCATCGTTTGCATCGCCGCGTTGATTGTCAGCGGGGGGCCGAAATACGGCATTGACTTCGCGGGCGGCACCGTCGCCCATTTGAAATTCTCGCAGCCCGTGGCGGCGGACACGCTGAAAACGGCCCTTGAGGGCCTTAACCAGCCGGGCCTCGTCGTGCAGGGGTTCGAAGACGACGACGGGCTTTCCTACCTTGTCCGCGTTTCCGACACCACGACCCCCAGCCCGGAGTTGCGCGCGTCCATTACGAGTACGTTGAAAGAGAAACTGCCGGGCAATGCCATGTCCATCGAGCGCCTTGAGTCCGTCGGGCCCAAAGTCGGCGCAGACCTGCGCTCCAAGGCCGTGGAAGCCATGTATTACGCGGTTCTTCTCATCGCCATCTACATATCGGGCCGGTTCGAGCGCCGTTGGTTCGTGGCCGCGGCCATGGCCGGCGGGCTGGCCGGGTCCATGTATCTTCTCGGCCTTCTGGGCGTGCCCAAGAGCGTTCTCGTCCTGCTGGCGACCCTGGTGACGGTCGGGCTCTGCTGGTGGTTGCGGCTTGTCTACGCGCTCGGTTCCCTTGTCTCCATCCTGCACGACGTGCTTATCACCATCGGGGTGTTCGCGCTCATGGGCAAGGAGTTTGACCTGACCATCATTGCCGCGCTCCTGACCGTTCTCGGGTATTCGCTGAACGACACCATCATCGTGTACGACCGCATCCGCGAGAATTTGCAGGCCCGGAAGGACGGCAAGCTTTCCGACCTCATCAACCGGAGCATCAACCAGACCCTGTCGCGCACGATGCTGACCTCGTTGACGACGCTGGTCGTCATCACCTCCCTATTGCTGTTCGGCGGGGGCATCATCCACGATTTCGCGCTGGTCATGTTCATCGGCGTCCTTGTGGGGACGTATTCCTCCATCTTCGTGGCCAGTCCGATCCTGCTGCTGTTCGGCGACACCGTGATCGCCCAGGCGGAAGCCGCGCGGCTCGAGCGCGAGGAAGCGGCCAAGAAAGAGCGCAACCGCGCCCGCGCCCTGACCTGA
- a CDS encoding conserved hypothetical protein (Evidence 4 : Homologs of previously reported genes of unknown function), whose amino-acid sequence MATQVTVSCGTKNYTLRVRDGVRLQVADANHVQKAVDLPGAIRAALDAPIASPRVESIVRAGNTVCIICDDITRRTPVREILAELLPRLHGAGVSVADILIVVALGSHRKMTDAEMRAKLGQDVLAAYTVRQSEFRDLDKLAQAGTSPLGTPIRVFKEALAADVRIGLGTIAPHGCMGWSGGAKILYPGITSEDIVSELHAMQGLADGILFGMAECPVRHAVERWTAQIGLDFIVNTILTEDMDVYRVVAGHFVKAHRAGIGHALDVCGGAVDAAPDVVLVSSKPLETDFWQCGKALYGSAAVARPGGSLILLAPCHEGIGPHPEIVAYSGMPDGVAALGKRLNAGGTGEDLLVMAVGVSMGKINAAFHTAIVSDGLTREELAPGGYEWFPEASLQAALDLALDRYANPSLLVLTAGGETVPFIPGAA is encoded by the coding sequence ATGGCGACTCAGGTAACGGTTTCGTGCGGGACCAAAAACTATACCCTCCGCGTGCGGGATGGCGTGCGGTTGCAGGTGGCGGACGCCAACCACGTGCAAAAGGCCGTGGACCTGCCCGGCGCCATCCGCGCCGCGCTTGATGCCCCCATTGCCTCCCCCCGGGTGGAATCCATCGTCCGGGCCGGGAACACGGTCTGCATCATCTGCGACGACATCACCCGGCGCACGCCAGTCCGGGAAATACTGGCGGAACTGTTGCCCAGGCTGCACGGCGCGGGCGTCTCCGTCGCGGATATCCTCATCGTGGTGGCTCTGGGAAGCCACCGGAAAATGACGGATGCCGAGATGCGGGCAAAATTGGGCCAGGACGTTCTTGCCGCCTATACAGTAAGGCAATCCGAATTCCGTGACCTCGACAAGCTGGCCCAGGCCGGAACGAGCCCGCTCGGCACTCCGATCAGGGTGTTCAAGGAAGCGCTGGCGGCGGATGTCCGCATCGGCCTCGGCACCATTGCGCCGCACGGCTGCATGGGCTGGTCGGGCGGGGCCAAGATCCTTTACCCCGGCATAACGTCCGAGGATATCGTCTCGGAACTGCACGCCATGCAGGGCCTCGCGGACGGCATCCTTTTCGGCATGGCGGAATGCCCCGTTCGGCATGCGGTAGAGCGCTGGACGGCGCAAATAGGGCTGGACTTTATCGTCAATACTATTCTAACAGAAGACATGGATGTCTATCGCGTCGTCGCGGGGCATTTTGTAAAGGCGCACAGGGCCGGCATCGGCCACGCCCTTGATGTCTGCGGGGGCGCGGTGGATGCGGCCCCGGATGTGGTGCTGGTTTCCTCAAAACCTTTAGAAACCGATTTCTGGCAGTGCGGCAAGGCTCTTTACGGGTCCGCCGCGGTAGCCCGGCCGGGCGGCTCGCTCATTTTGCTGGCGCCCTGCCATGAAGGCATAGGCCCGCACCCGGAAATCGTCGCATACAGCGGCATGCCGGACGGCGTCGCGGCGCTCGGAAAACGTTTAAACGCCGGCGGCACCGGCGAAGACCTCCTTGTCATGGCTGTCGGCGTCAGCATGGGGAAAATAAACGCGGCCTTCCATACCGCGATAGTTTCCGACGGGCTGACGCGGGAAGAACTCGCACCCGGCGGCTATGAATGGTTTCCCGAGGCTTCCTTGCAGGCCGCTTTGGATCTGGCGCTGGACCGCTACGCAAACCCGTCCCTTCTGGTGCTCACGGCCGGAGGAGAAACGGTTCCCTTTATCCCAGGAGCCGCGTGA
- a CDS encoding Tripartite ATP-independent periplasmic transporter DctQ component: protein MVKYIWDHLEEIFLLPSLVFSVILIFVQVIMRYIFGNSLSWSEELARYLFVWQIWLGVSYAARNRTHLRITIVKDRLSPNAQKILELAVTAVWVGFGLFVAYKGSTLVMKVARFNQLSSALQIPMMYVHMAVPVGCGLMVIRLIENVMKAYVFGKGSMEALDSSYKDFMPDENDKGGEPQ from the coding sequence ATGGTGAAGTATATCTGGGATCATTTGGAAGAAATCTTCCTGCTGCCTTCACTGGTCTTCAGTGTAATACTGATCTTTGTGCAGGTGATAATGCGGTACATCTTCGGCAATTCCCTCTCCTGGTCGGAGGAGCTCGCCAGGTATCTGTTCGTGTGGCAGATCTGGCTCGGCGTCAGCTATGCCGCCCGGAACAGAACGCATTTGCGGATAACCATTGTGAAGGACAGATTATCCCCCAACGCGCAAAAAATTCTGGAACTCGCCGTCACCGCCGTGTGGGTCGGGTTCGGCCTTTTCGTGGCCTACAAGGGGTCCACGCTGGTCATGAAGGTAGCCAGGTTCAACCAGCTTTCCAGCGCACTGCAGATTCCGATGATGTATGTCCATATGGCCGTGCCGGTCGGCTGCGGGCTGATGGTCATCCGCCTCATCGAGAACGTCATGAAGGCCTATGTGTTCGGCAAAGGCAGCATGGAAGCCCTTGACAGTTCTTACAAAGACTTCATGCCGGACGAAAACGACAAAGGCGGTGAACCCCAATGA
- a CDS encoding TRAP dicarboxylate transporter, DctP subunit yields MKKAVSILLTMAMVISLSCGVANAAAFTLKIGSTVQDDSASGISLLKYFKPYIEEKSGGKIAVEVYNNSVLGGDRQLFESLQMNTVQGSFGPMSVLASFAPDFSVCDAPFLFKDRKTAYAALDGEFGALMAKTLPQKGMRLLGYGENAFRNISNTVRPVEKLEDMKGLKIRVMESPVYINTIKALGGNATPIAFNELYTALQQGTVDGQDNGVVLTYTTKIYEILKYYTFSEHCYAANAYVFSEEFLQTLPPDLLKVVQDGTNYALVNQRRLNAEMEQTLIKEIEKSGVKVSYLSAEEKERWRKATANVIDGLAGTVSKEVLEAAKNVNAKYGN; encoded by the coding sequence ATGAAAAAAGCTGTATCGATACTTTTAACCATGGCCATGGTTATTTCGCTTTCCTGCGGCGTGGCCAATGCCGCCGCGTTCACGCTGAAAATAGGCTCCACTGTCCAGGACGATTCCGCCAGCGGCATTTCGCTGCTCAAGTATTTCAAACCGTATATCGAGGAAAAATCCGGCGGCAAAATCGCGGTGGAAGTCTACAACAACTCGGTTCTCGGCGGCGACCGCCAGCTGTTCGAATCGCTGCAGATGAACACCGTGCAGGGCAGCTTCGGCCCCATGTCGGTGCTGGCGAGCTTCGCGCCGGATTTCAGCGTCTGCGACGCGCCGTTCCTGTTCAAGGATAGAAAAACCGCCTACGCCGCGCTGGATGGCGAATTCGGCGCCCTGATGGCCAAAACCCTGCCCCAGAAAGGCATGCGCCTGCTCGGGTACGGGGAAAACGCGTTCCGCAACATTTCCAACACGGTCAGGCCGGTCGAAAAACTTGAGGACATGAAGGGCCTTAAAATCCGGGTCATGGAATCCCCGGTGTACATCAACACCATCAAAGCGCTGGGCGGCAACGCCACCCCCATCGCCTTCAACGAACTGTACACGGCGTTGCAGCAGGGCACCGTTGACGGCCAGGACAACGGCGTGGTTCTGACCTACACCACTAAAATTTATGAAATACTGAAGTATTACACGTTCTCCGAACACTGTTACGCTGCCAACGCGTATGTTTTCTCCGAAGAATTTTTGCAAACGCTCCCGCCGGATCTTTTAAAAGTCGTTCAGGACGGCACCAACTACGCCCTTGTGAACCAGAGACGCCTCAACGCGGAAATGGAACAAACCCTGATTAAGGAAATAGAAAAGTCGGGAGTGAAAGTTTCCTACCTGTCCGCCGAGGAAAAAGAGCGTTGGAGAAAGGCCACGGCAAACGTCATTGACGGCCTGGCCGGCACCGTCAGCAAGGAAGTGCTGGAAGCCGCCAAAAACGTCAACGCCAAGTACGGGAATTAA
- a CDS encoding hypothetical protein (Evidence 5 : No homology to any previously reported sequences): MLPKIGHKQSLSDHAYTVIKEAILNNTFKPKDILLEESIAEMLGISRTPLRTALKRLEFEKLIFINSQSRPLSRRFSRETWCRFLSSGSRWSRSSPAWRAANGRRKTSPGSKNASPGTKWP, translated from the coding sequence ATGTTACCGAAAATAGGCCATAAGCAATCTCTTTCGGATCACGCGTACACGGTGATCAAAGAGGCCATACTGAACAATACGTTCAAGCCCAAGGATATCCTGCTGGAGGAATCCATCGCGGAGATGCTGGGCATCAGCAGAACGCCGCTCCGGACCGCCCTGAAACGGCTTGAGTTCGAAAAACTGATTTTCATCAATTCTCAAAGCAGGCCGTTGTCGCGGAGATTCAGTCGGGAGACATGGTGCAGGTTTTTGTCTTCAGGCTCGCGGTGGAGCCGATCATCGCCCGCATGGCGAGCGGCAAACGGACGGAGGAAGACCTCGCCCGGATCGAAGAATGCCTCGCCCGGAACGAAGTGGCCATAA
- a CDS encoding Molybdopterin binding domain protein, with translation MGNRVLILPTGDEIRQGVVLDTDSPMIREVLTAARPGCDVTRAEPAADDEETIAALVAAAVDDGFGLIVLIGGSGGGHRHSPTLARDVTHSALDRLLEPRSATSLYGWNGHLWSRLICGRCGNALVINVPGPYQEAKAAMEAFAGLWGPGGNDLDLEVVNSAMASAVCGQYGIDEKPVMRRLQS, from the coding sequence TTGGGAAATAGGGTGCTGATACTCCCCACCGGTGATGAGATCCGGCAGGGCGTGGTGCTGGATACCGACAGCCCCATGATCCGCGAGGTCCTCACGGCGGCGCGCCCCGGCTGCGACGTCACGAGGGCGGAACCCGCCGCCGACGACGAGGAGACGATCGCCGCGCTTGTGGCGGCGGCCGTGGATGACGGGTTCGGCCTCATCGTCCTCATCGGCGGATCCGGCGGCGGGCACCGGCACAGCCCCACGCTGGCGCGCGACGTTACCCACTCCGCCCTGGACAGGCTCCTGGAGCCGAGGAGCGCTACATCGTTATACGGTTGGAACGGGCATCTCTGGAGCCGCCTTATCTGCGGCCGGTGCGGCAATGCCCTCGTCATCAATGTCCCGGGACCGTATCAGGAAGCAAAGGCGGCCATGGAAGCGTTTGCCGGCCTTTGGGGACCCGGGGGGAACGATCTGGATTTGGAGGTGGTAAATTCGGCAATGGCGTCGGCGGTGTGCGGGCAATATGGAATCGATGAAAAACCAGTAATGAGGAGACTGCAATCATGA
- the glpX gene encoding Fructose-1,6-bisphosphatase class 2: MITPSPVTPEAPVRNLAMDLVRVTEAAALASARWLGKGAKEDGDKAAVDAMRLGFNSLDIKGLVIIGEGEKDEAPMLYNGEKVGMGTGLAVDIAVDPVEGTNLLATGRPNAISVIGAALSGTMYNPGPSFYMKKLVAPAAAANVIDLDAPVADNLKNVAKALGKDVDDLVVFVLDKPRHQQLIKNIRAAGARIQLHTDGDVSGALMAVDPRSDVDLMMGTGGTPEGVISACAIRGMGGQILARLDPQSEKEKQSILDAGISLTEILSVERLVSTDEVFFAATGISGGTFISGVRYEGSGAVTHSLAIRGRTGTIRYMEAHHNWDKLMRISKIAYD; the protein is encoded by the coding sequence ATGATTACCCCCTCTCCGGTCACTCCTGAAGCTCCCGTCCGCAATCTGGCCATGGATCTCGTCCGCGTTACCGAAGCGGCCGCTCTCGCCTCCGCCCGCTGGCTCGGCAAAGGCGCCAAGGAAGACGGCGACAAGGCCGCCGTGGACGCCATGCGCCTCGGGTTCAACTCTCTCGACATCAAGGGGCTGGTGATCATCGGGGAAGGCGAAAAGGATGAAGCCCCCATGCTCTACAACGGGGAAAAGGTCGGCATGGGAACCGGCCTGGCCGTTGATATCGCCGTGGACCCGGTGGAAGGCACCAACCTTCTCGCCACCGGCCGGCCCAACGCCATTTCCGTTATCGGCGCGGCTCTTTCCGGCACCATGTACAATCCGGGCCCGAGCTTTTACATGAAAAAACTCGTCGCCCCGGCGGCCGCCGCCAATGTGATAGACCTTGACGCGCCCGTGGCCGACAACCTGAAAAATGTGGCCAAGGCCCTGGGCAAAGACGTGGACGACCTGGTCGTTTTCGTGCTCGACAAACCCCGCCACCAGCAGCTTATCAAGAATATCCGGGCCGCCGGAGCCAGGATTCAACTGCACACGGACGGCGACGTTTCCGGCGCGCTCATGGCCGTTGATCCGCGCTCGGACGTGGATCTCATGATGGGCACGGGCGGCACTCCCGAAGGCGTCATTTCGGCCTGCGCCATCCGGGGCATGGGGGGCCAGATTCTGGCCAGGCTCGACCCGCAGTCTGAAAAGGAAAAGCAGTCCATTCTCGACGCGGGCATTTCCCTGACGGAGATACTGTCCGTTGAGCGGCTCGTCAGCACGGACGAGGTGTTTTTCGCGGCCACGGGCATTTCCGGCGGCACGTTTATTTCCGGCGTGCGCTACGAGGGCAGCGGAGCGGTGACGCATTCCCTCGCCATACGCGGCAGGACGGGCACCATCCGGTACATGGAAGCCCACCACAACTGGGACAAACTGATGCGGATCAGTAAAATCGCGTACGATTGA
- a CDS encoding conserved hypothetical protein (Evidence 4 : Homologs of previously reported genes of unknown function) has translation MRLAYKFIPEGPLHHVLAPLSMAFVDYKDVLRCGLSMREACEKIAAQIPGPAAINMFDMDAVTTNSDGVMLDGSMTCMAASDYGKINPEFGFVEMLEIPYDPQLIAEEPHLRQWDANYKGRRLLMGPDPDNKPLPIHNAVISGRAGNNNSATEVMNCVTMEEMLLPVIGQMEIMRDGDLEVGKTGHVVSVGIGFLVGEKYGRIVPNRQYRCGDTGHNSGEYAKYLKCHIPCIVADKKVLAKYIIKALTAGMIPGRDIGPSPAVLAVARHFGVRPDYGNMTEQAFFELADVGFTREWMLEDVERLDAAAIIERARDIIPGVEDVRRFKAPEVVQTRYADV, from the coding sequence ATGCGACTCGCGTATAAATTCATTCCCGAAGGGCCGCTGCACCACGTGCTGGCGCCTCTGTCCATGGCGTTCGTCGACTACAAGGATGTTCTGCGGTGCGGTCTTTCCATGCGGGAGGCCTGTGAAAAAATCGCCGCGCAAATCCCCGGCCCCGCCGCGATCAACATGTTCGACATGGACGCCGTCACCACCAACAGCGACGGGGTGATGCTCGACGGCTCCATGACCTGCATGGCCGCTTCGGATTACGGCAAAATCAACCCGGAATTCGGCTTCGTGGAAATGCTGGAAATCCCGTACGACCCGCAATTGATCGCGGAGGAGCCGCACCTGCGCCAGTGGGACGCCAACTACAAGGGCCGCCGGCTGCTCATGGGGCCGGACCCGGACAACAAGCCCCTGCCCATTCATAACGCCGTCATTTCCGGCAGAGCCGGCAACAACAATTCCGCCACCGAAGTCATGAACTGCGTGACCATGGAAGAGATGCTGCTGCCGGTCATCGGCCAGATGGAAATCATGCGGGACGGGGATCTTGAAGTCGGAAAAACAGGGCACGTCGTTTCCGTGGGCATCGGGTTCCTGGTCGGGGAAAAATACGGGCGCATCGTTCCCAACCGGCAGTACCGCTGCGGGGACACCGGCCACAATTCCGGGGAGTACGCCAAGTATCTCAAGTGCCATATTCCCTGCATCGTGGCGGATAAAAAGGTGCTGGCAAAATACATTATCAAGGCCCTGACGGCGGGCATGATCCCCGGCAGGGACATCGGCCCCTCCCCGGCGGTTCTGGCGGTAGCCAGGCATTTCGGCGTGCGGCCCGATTACGGCAACATGACGGAACAGGCGTTTTTCGAACTGGCGGACGTGGGCTTTACCAGGGAGTGGATGCTCGAAGACGTGGAACGCCTCGATGCGGCGGCGATTATCGAGCGCGCAAGGGATATCATCCCCGGCGTGGAGGACGTCCGGCGGTTCAAGGCGCCGGAAGTGGTGCAAACCCGGTATGCCGACGTCTGA
- a CDS encoding conserved hypothetical protein (Evidence 4 : Homologs of previously reported genes of unknown function): MDHETRILVQVDKTIVKITGLSVRGLNTRQLEDILRQRLKTLIRVIGVLGDSLEMDVYGLDEDAIRRNEAGLIEAIALADGISVSDLTRLGSVERARRVDFDTIPPHSEAQCPAERWMAIGK, encoded by the coding sequence ATGGACCATGAAACCAGAATCCTCGTCCAGGTGGACAAGACCATCGTGAAGATAACCGGCTTGTCCGTCAGGGGCCTGAACACCCGGCAGCTGGAAGACATCCTCAGGCAGCGGCTCAAAACCCTTATCAGGGTGATCGGCGTCCTGGGCGACAGTCTGGAGATGGACGTCTACGGTTTGGACGAGGACGCTATCCGGCGGAACGAAGCCGGCCTGATCGAGGCCATCGCGCTGGCCGACGGCATCAGCGTCTCGGACCTGACCCGCCTGGGAAGCGTGGAGCGCGCCCGCCGGGTGGATTTTGACACAATCCCGCCGCACAGCGAAGCGCAGTGCCCGGCGGAAAGGTGGATGGCAATTGGGAAATAG
- a CDS encoding hypothetical protein (Evidence 5 : No homology to any previously reported sequences), producing MVQVFVFRLAVEPIIARMASGKRTEEDLARIEECLARNEVAIKEKDLISIISSELEFDTILTAAVGNEFLSDSISTIHRYMHRFLTLSTTTYADALGSIEEHRMIFDAIREKDGKEAEKRTLYHIRQVAGRLNYKLPI from the coding sequence ATGGTGCAGGTTTTTGTCTTCAGGCTCGCGGTGGAGCCGATCATCGCCCGCATGGCGAGCGGCAAACGGACGGAGGAAGACCTCGCCCGGATCGAAGAATGCCTCGCCCGGAACGAAGTGGCCATAAAGGAAAAAGATCTCATCAGCATCATCTCCAGCGAGCTTGAATTTGACACAATCCTGACAGCCGCCGTGGGAAACGAATTTCTTTCGGACAGCATTTCCACGATTCACCGTTACATGCACCGGTTCCTCACCCTGTCCACCACCACCTATGCCGACGCGTTGGGTTCGATTGAGGAACACCGGATGATTTTCGACGCCATCCGGGAAAAAGACGGCAAAGAGGCGGAGAAACGCACCCTGTACCACATACGGCAGGTTGCCGGACGGTTGAATTACAAACTCCCGATTTAA
- a CDS encoding conserved hypothetical protein (Evidence 4 : Homologs of previously reported genes of unknown function) has translation MRLMHTTLPDFFKKLKAAAVKNGKHVGCTILGLENLKTGKMQSVRTGRLEHEITELSAMEGVESIEVAIVPRIPETMHNVVIRGFDKDGKPVHAICDTVAVIHPTIDVLLHDCPSVDDRRPPLGRH, from the coding sequence ATGAGACTGATGCATACCACGCTGCCCGACTTCTTCAAAAAGCTCAAAGCCGCCGCCGTGAAAAACGGCAAGCATGTCGGCTGCACCATCCTGGGGCTCGAGAATCTGAAAACCGGGAAAATGCAGTCCGTCCGCACGGGCAGGCTGGAGCACGAGATCACGGAACTGTCCGCCATGGAAGGGGTGGAGAGCATTGAGGTCGCCATCGTGCCCCGCATCCCCGAAACCATGCACAATGTGGTCATCCGCGGTTTTGACAAGGACGGCAAGCCCGTTCACGCCATTTGCGACACCGTGGCGGTCATCCACCCGACCATAGACGTTCTGCTGCACGACTGCCCGTCCGTCGACGACAGACGTCCGCCGCTCGGCAGGCATTGA